The stretch of DNA GACCAACGATGCCAATGACGCGCATGGCGCCGACGAAACGGCCGAGGCACCCGCCGACGAGCATGGCCACGCCGAAGCGGGCGGGGCAGGGAAGTTCGGTGAGGAGGGCGCGGTGCTCGAAGAGTACGGCCACACCCACGATCACGCCGAAGCGGCCACGCTGCTCGATCCGGAGACGCGCAAGATCCTCAAGTCGGCCCTCGACGAGATGTGGCAGTCCGAAGGTCACCTGCGACAGGGCCATCCCGAGCTGGCCCTGCCGTACGCCTACCGCGCGCTGCGTTTCATCAAGCAGGTGCAGCAGGCCACGCGTATCTATCTTGCCCGCGTCGGCCCGGAGCTGCCGCCGATCGACGAGAGCCGGCGCATGAGCGGCGATCGCGCCGGCCTGGCGCGCCGCGACGACGCGCTGGTGGCGGCCGACATCGCCGACCCGACGCTTGCGGCGCTGTGGAGTTCGCTGGACGCATCGCAGGTTCCCGCCGCGCCGATCGACTTCACCGCGCTCGAGCGCTGGCTGCGCGAGCACGAGACGCGCTTGGCGGATCCGCTCGCGTTCGTCGCCGCGATCGAAGCGCTGCGCGCCGATCCCGATTGCGCGACATGCCGCGCCGACCTGCGCGCATTGCTGTGGCCGCTGCTGCCGCGCCCGGCCACGGCCGTGCCACGGCGCAATGCCGGCGATGCCGCGGGGCGACGCTACCTGGAGGCGTTGCGCCAGGAGGAACTGAAGTGACCGCGCCAGCCTTAAACCTGCCGATGCTGGTGGCCGTGCTGCTTGCCGTCGCGATGGCGGTCGCGTGCGCGCGCTTGCTGCACCGGCAGTGGCGCGCGCCGCCGGCGCAACGCTCGCGCGGGTGGCGCGTTGCCTTGCTGCTGCTGGCGCAACCGGTGTGCGCGACGTTGCTGTACTTCGCGCTCGTGCCACCTTCGCTGCCGGGTGAAGCCGGCACGCTGATCGTCGCCACCGCCGGGGCGACGACGGCGCAGCTGGGTGCGGGCCGCGGTGGCGAGGCGTTTGTCGCCTTGCCCGAAGCAACAAAGCTGGCCGATGTCGAACGCGTCCCGGATCTCGCCACGGCACTGCGTCAGCATCCGGGCACGCAGCGCGTGCGCATCGTCGGCGCGGGCCTCGAAGCGCGCGATCGCGATGCCGTCCGTGGCCTGGCAGTGGAGTTCACCGCCAATGCATTGCCACGCGGACTGGTCGAACTGCAGGCACCTCGCCAGGTGGTAGCGGGTGCGGACTTCGTGGTCGCCGGGCGCGCGCACGATCTGCGTGGCGGCTCGGCCGAACTGCTCGATCCGGGTCGGCGCCGTGTCGATCGCGTCGCACTGCCGGCCGACGGACGCTTCACGCTGACCGCAAGCCCACGAGTCGCCGGCACCGCCAGCTTCACCATTCGCCTGCGCGATGCGCGGCAAGCCATCGTCGAAGACGTCGAATTGCCTGTGCAGGCAACTGCGGCAACCCCGCCGCGCGTGTTGTTGATGGCCGGTGCGCCTGGTCCGGAAGTGAAATACCTGCGCCGCTGGGCGCGTGACGCCGGTTTGACGCTGCAGACCCAGGTCTCGGTGGGCGGCGGCATGCAGCTGGGCGATGCACCGATCGCGATCAATGCCGGCAACCTTGGCCGATTCGACCTTGTGATCCTGGACGAACGCGCCTGGTCCGCACTCGGCGACAGCCAGCGTGCCGCCCTCACCGATGCAATCAACAACGGCCTCGGTGTGCTGCTGCGGGTCACCGCTGCACCATCGCCGGTCGAGCGTCGCCGCTTGCAGGCGCTCGGCTTCGCGGTCGCCGGCGGCAGCGATTCGGCGACGGTGAAACTTGCGCCCACTGCGCACGACGAGGACGCCACCCGTGCACGCATCGGACCCGGCACACCGGACGCGCCCAGGCTGCACGACGCGGCATTGCCCGACATCCCTGCGTTGACGCGACGCGACCTGCGCATTCCGCCCGGCGACGCAGTGCCGCTACTGCGCGACGACACCAGCACCTGGATGGGCGCATGGCGCGCGCAAGGGCGCGGACGTATCGCCTTGTGGACGCTGACCGACAGCTACCGCCTGGTACTGGCCGGTCGCGACGATCTGCATGGCGAAATGTGGAGCACCGCGCTGGCGACGATCGGCCGCGCGCAGGCCCGTAACGACCTGGTGATCGAAGGCGAACCGCGCCAGCACGAACGCATCGCACTGTGCGCCGTCGGCACGGCCGCAAATGTCAGGACGCCGGCTGGCGACACCGTCGAGCTGCTGCGCGACCCGGCCACCGGCCCGCGCAACTGCGCGGCGTTCTGGCCGCGCCATCCCGGCTGGCACCAGCTGCGATCCGGCGAGCAGTCGCTGTCGTTCTTCGTGCGCGCACCGGCGGCCGCGCCGGGTCTGCATGCAGGTGAGATACGCGATGCGACATCGCGCCTCGCCGCCGGTTCCGCCGTTACGGTCGCGGCATCGGCCTCGGTTCCCGGTCACCCCGGCGAGCGTTGGCCCTGGTGGCTGGCGTGGCTGCTGGCGAGCGCCGCCCTGTGGTGGCTGGAGCGCTCGCGCCTCGGTCGTCGAGTCTGACGAGCCTTACTTCGACTTGCCGTCGTACTCGTGGATCGGGATGGCGGCTAGGTCGATGCCCTCGAGGCAACGCAGGTTGATCGCGGCGACGGCGTTGCCCTTCGGATCAGTGCCTTCGCCGTAGGGATGGATGCCGCACACCGGGCAGAAGCGGTGTTTGATCACGTGCTTGTTGAACAGGTAGGTGCTCGCCGCGTCCTCGGGCGTCGTCAGCCGCATCTGATCGCGCGGGACGAACCACAGCAGCGATCCCTTGCGGCCGCACATCGAGCAATTGCAGGACAGGCCGCTGTCGATGGTGCCTTCCACCTCGAACGCGACGCGGCCGCAATGGCAGCTTCCCTCGTACTTCATCCTGGTGTCTCCAAAAGCCTGAGGGTGGATTGTCACCGATGGGCATTGAAGCCCATGTTCACGCGGCTATTTGTTCTCGCGGTGCCCGTAGCTGAGCACGCGGGTGATCTGCCACTTGCCATTGTTGCTGTTCCACACGATCAGGAAGTCAGCCAGCCCCTCGCATTTGCCGCTGTCGAACTGGCAGAAACGATGCGAGCCCTCCTCGATGGCGCCGAAATCCTTGATCGGGTAAACCTTGAGCGTGCCCGGCACCAGCTCGCGGCGGAAGTGGCCGCACACGTACTTCTCCGTGCTGGCGAGCATCTCCTGCCGCGACCAGGTCACGCCGCCGGTGTCGTGGTAGAACTCGACGTCCGGGGCGAAGTAGCTGGCGTGCTTCTGCAGTTGTCCCGGTTCGCTGCAGGTGTTGAACGCGGTAAACACCTCGGTATCCAGTGCCGAGATGCTGTCGAACAACGGATCTGCGGCCGCCTTCGTGCTGACGGGCCCGGAAGCGAACGACGCCCCCACTGCGGCGAAGGTCATCAGGGCGGCAATCAGCGGGATCGGCTTCTTCATGCGGGTCTCTGAGTCGGTGGGCGAGGGATCAGGGCAGCAGCTGCGACCACGTCGCGGGCTTGGCCACCATGAGGTAGAACACCGCCAGCATCGCGGCGAACGCAGGGTAGCCCAACGCCTCCCACCATTTCGCGTAACGCCAGTACCGGGCCGGCAGCTCATTGCCACCGTCGGCCGCCGCCGTCGCGATGGCTGCCATACGCACCTGCAGCCACACCACCGGCAACCAGAGGGCTCCGGTGATGAGGTAGAGAGCGATCGACAACGACAGCCATGGCGTCGCCAGCGGCCAGCCGGCCAGGTGCGCCATGAGGAAGCCACTGGCAGGCTGGATCAGGACAGCGGGCGTGGTGAACCACCAGTCCGCCCGCACCACCAGCCTCGCGACCACCGCCTGCGCCTGTACGTTGCCGCTACGGTTGCCGAAGAACAGATAGAACGCCGTACCGAATCCCGTGCCGACCAGCACGACGCTCGACAGGATGTGGATCCACTTCACCAGCAAGTAGGTCGTCATGCGGCGGTGGCGTCAGGCATGGGTTCGGAAGGGGACGAAACTGCTTCATCGACGATGTCGCTCACCATCTTCCAGCGTGCGAACTCGCCCTGGAACTCGGCCAGCTTCAGCAGCCCAGTGGCGGTGAAGGCGCCGGCCGGCATTGCGCTGCCGGCGGCCAACTTGCGGGCCAGCAGGATCGCGGGCATGCACGGAATCTCGGGTCCATGGTCGTAATCGGCGGCGATGTGCCAGGCGCGCCGGGCAGGGCGCCCGCGCCCATCGAGGCCTTCGACGCGGACGACCATCCCGCCCAGCGACGTTCCGAGGAAGTCGAAGACAACGGCGGTCCGATTCAACAATCCGGCCCATCGTTCCGGCCGCTTGAGCAGGCCACGACCACGCAGCGACGCCAGCACCGCAAAGGCGCGCTGCGTGAAACCGACCTCGAGCGCCGCCCGGAACATCACGCCGTCGCGCACGGCGTAGTGCGAGGGAAAGAGTTCGAGGTCGGGGATGTCGCACAGGGCGCCGATGCGCGGGCGCATGCGCAGGAAATCGACGCGCTCCGGCTTGGCCCAGCCCGGCGCCTCGACCCATTTCCCGCCGCGCCAGATCCGGATCGGCTCGCCGCAGTAACTGAGTACCGCCGCCAGCGTCGCCTTGCCGCGCGGCGCGGTCTGTGCAGGCGCGATGCAGATGTCGATCGAATCGATCGCAGCCCAACCCGCACACAGATGCTCGACTACCGCCGACGACAGGGCCGGAACGGTGCTCGCACCGGTGATGCCGACACGCCCGATGGTCTGGAATCGCTGATGCAGCGCCGCAGGGAAGTCGCAGACAAAGCGCCGGCCATCGGCCAGGTCGATGTAGTGCGCGCCGGCCTCGGCGGCGGCGTGGGCCACCGCGTACGATTGCCGCTGGAACGGCCCGGCCGCATGCACGACCAGCCCGACATCGAGCTGCCTGAGCGTCTGCGCGAAGTCCGGTGCAGTGAAGTCGACGGCCGCCGCGCTGGCGGTGCCATCAAGCGTGTCGACCAGCCGCTGCGCCTGGTCGCGATTGCGGCCGCCTGCCAGCAGGTCGATGGTCGGGTCGCCTGCGAGGGCGCGGCAAATCCGGGCGCCGAAGTTTCCGTAGCCACCCAGAACCAGTGTTCTCATCGAGCGCCGCCCCAGCTCAGAAACGTGTCGACAGTTTAGCTGCCGCAAGCTGTCCCGGCCTGGTGGGTCGTGCCGCGGACTGGCGTCCGACGATTGAGAGGGCCACATCGCTGGCTGCCACTACTGGCACTTGGACGTCACCCCGAGATGAGGGTCCCAGCTACTGCCAGTCTGCGTCAGGTACACCCCCATGGCCATGCAGTCATCAGGATTGCCCGAGAGGATCGCACCGACCTCAATCCGTTCACAGCGATAGAGGTCGCCGTTGCTTCGGCGATACCAGGTGACCGGCCCATAGGCCATGGTGTGGTGAACAAGCCCGGCGTTGGCGGCGACTTCATTGGCGTCGCGGACCACGGCAAGCTCTGAGTCGATAGGTGTCCACGCTTTGGAGCCAAGCACGGTGTTGCAATTTGTGGCGCAGGACGTGAGGAGAAGGGAAGTTGCAAGGACGACAGGAACTTTCATGGCAGCCGACGCACCGCGCGTCCGGTCACGAACATTGACATGCATGCGGCTCAGTTCAACTAGCGCCCCGATCATGGCGGACCCTGGCCTCACCGGAGCTCTGCCAGACACTGTTGCTTGACCGCTGCCAGTGACGATTGAGATACCGATTCCAGAGCAGCGCGACGCAGCGAGCGTTCCTGCTCCTTCGCGGCAGGATTGTCCACGTATCCAGACCCCATGAAGGAAACGCCAAAACAAGGCCTGCCCAGGGCCTGGGCCCGCAAGAACTCAGTCGGATTGATCCGGACAAAGTGGCTCGAGATCACGGCGAGATGCTCAAGTGATTCACCGGGCGGTGTTGTCTGCGCAAGCGCCAGGACCTGGTGGAATGCAGCCGCGTCACCGGAGTCAACGCGAGCGGACAGGTCCGCCACATTGGACTGGGCTGACGCCAGAAACGCGTTGAAAGTGAGCAGCAGGCCGAGTGCGAGGGAACGCTTCATGAGAACTGGCCCCAAGGTTGATCCGAGCCGCGCCGCGGCTTCGGCGTCAAGGATCTGTCAGGCCTCGTCTTCGCGCGACTCGTATGGTTCGCGAAGCCAAGGGTCTTCGGCGCGATCACGAACTGCGCACCAGCCCAGCGGCAAGTCTGCCAGGGCCAGTAGCCCGGAATCACGCTCGACCATGCAGCCAAGGCATACCAGCTTCAGGTCCTCGGTGTCCGTGGTGGTGCCACACAGGAACTGCCAATCGCCGTCAGCGTCGTGGTAGACCTCAAGGATCGGGAATCCGCCTTCCAGCACCTGTCTGGTGGTGAAGGTGCCGGTCTCAACGGGCTCCCGGAATGCCCAGGAATGGAAGTGGTGGGAATGGCTCATCTGAAGCCAAGGCCTGAGTCCTGTCAGGCCGCAGGGTAGCAGCGCCGATGCCATGCGCGGTAGGCGGCATACGTGGCAGCGCCTTGGACCAGGATGAAGAAAGCGATCACGGTCAGAACAAACAGTGGCACGAAGAAATCAACGAGCCATGGGATGAGGAGCCTGGCGAACCCCAGCGTGAGTGGCACACCAGCAAAGAAACCCAGCAGGATGCATGCGGTCGCCGCGACCTCGCTGATGCCTGTCTGCCTGGCGAAGTCCGGCTGAAACGGGGCATTTGGGCTTGAGTTGCGCAAGAAAAGCCAGAATGCCTTGCGGAAGGACAGGGGACGGGTCACGGCGGGCTTCCAGGAGACAGCCTCCTCAGAGCGTCCTCACTGTGAAGCTTGAAGAACAGCCATACCGCGATCGGCGGCGCCAGTGCAGGCAAGCCGTAGAGCCATCGGCTCTTACCTTGGGCCGCGGCGGCTTTGCCGATGAACCACGCGGCGACAACGTTGAGAAGCCAGACAGCCACGATCGCGAGATCGGCCGGATAGCCCAGTTCGGAAAGGCCCATGACTGCCCCCGTGCCTCCGAGGATCTCAAGCCCCAGGAGCCAGCCGGCTCTACGCAGATTTGTTTCAGCAAGAGAGAACGGATCGAACATGAGGTCTAACGCCTGAAAGCCGCGGCTGCGGTGCCAAAAAAACAAGCCGGCGGCAACCCCCCGATTGCCGCCGGCTTCCCTCACCCCATACCTCTTGTCGCACTTCCCCTTAGAACTTCTGCCCGAACCGGATGCCGATCGTGCGCGGCTGGTTGGTCACGGTGTAGATCTGGCCGTTCGGATACTCCGGCACCACGCCCGAAGCACCGCACACCGTCTCCGCGCAGCTGGCGAACCGGTAGATGTCCGCGCGCTCGTCGAAGATGTTGTTGATGTACATGCTCAACGACCAGTTGTTGCGGGCGACGCCCACCGAGAAGTCCGCCACGGTGTACGCATCCAGCTCGCCGAGGATGCCGCGTTCGAGGATGCGCAGGTCAGACGTGCGCTGACCCACGTGCACCACGTCGCCCTGCACGAAGGCATCCATCGAGCCCAGCGTGAAGTTGTAGCGGGCGATGATGTTGCCCTTGAACTCCGGCGTGACCGGCAGGCGCGTGCCGTCCGGTGCTTCCGGATCGGCGCAGTCGGTGACCGGGTTGCCGGCGTCGTCGGTGAAGCCGCAGTAGTTCTCGGTCAGCTGGGCGTCGTAGAACGCCACGCCGGCACCGATCTGCAGGTTGTAGGTCGCCGCCCAGTTCACGTCCATTTCCAGGCCGTCAATGCTGGCCTGGTTGGCGTTCTTGATCTCGGTCAGGCCGTTGGCGCCGAGGATGGAGAACTGGAAGTCTTCCCACTCCTGGTGGAACACCGAGCCGTTGAAGGTGACGCGGTTGTCGGCCCAGCTGGTTTTCCAGCCCATCTCGTAGTTGGTCAGGTAGTCCGACAGGTACGGCGGCAGCGTGCCGCGGCGGTTGATGCCGCCCGGACGGTAGCCTTCCGACCAGGTGCCATAGATCATCTTGGTCGGCGTGATCTGCCAGGTCAGGTTGGCCTTGCCCAGGTTGCCGCTTTCCTTGACCGTCTTGTCGAAGATCTGGCACGGGGCGCCATTGAACGACGGCCAGTTGGCCGGGTCCGGACCGAACTGCTCGATACAGATCGACTCGCCGTACGAGGAACCCGACGACCAGCCGTCACTGAAGCCGAAGAAGCCCTTGAGGCTGTTCTCCGAGCGGAAGTGGCGGCCGCCGATGGTGCCGATCAGCACTTCGGGGATGAAGTCGTACGAGAACTCGCCGAAGATCGCCTCGTCCTTGTCTTCGCGGTCCTGCTTGGTCAGCCAGATGGTGTCGGGCCAGCCGGTGATGGAGTACTGCGAACCGAAGCCGTCGATCTTGTAGCGCTGTTCGATGTCGTGCTTCTGGTCCTGGTAGAACAGGCCGGCGGTGAGGCGGAAGCGGTCTTCGCTCGGCGAGCTCAGGCGCAGCTCGTGGCTGTCCTTCTTGTAGCGGTCCTTGCCCTGGATGTACTGGGAGGGGTTGATGAAGTTGTCGTTGTCGTCGTAGGCGCTGTAGGAGGCCAGCGTGTCGTACCAGAAGCCGTAGTCGTTGTAGTCGGAGTCGACGTCGACGTCGCGCTTGAGGTGGCCGTAGGCGTAGGTCAGGTCGAAGTTGCCGATCTTGCCTTCCACCGTCATGGCGGCCTGCCACCAGCGGTCGTCCGACCTCTCCTTGTAGAAGTGGCTGATCGCCAGGTCGCCGACTTCGCGGTCGGTGAAGAAGGCGCCGTTGGCCACGGCCTTCTGGCCCATGATCATCGGCGTGATCGCCCAGTTCTCGTTGATGTCCCAACGCAGGGCCATGCGCGCGCCGGTGGTGTCGACGTCGTTGTAGTCGTCCTCGGCGCGGCCCGTGCAGACCAGCAGGTCGTTGCTGGTGCAGTTGCGGTTGGTCAGCACGCCGCCCCAGCTGCCGCGGACGTCGTCGCTGGTGTCCCCCGGCGTGCCGCCGTCGTCGACGCGGATCGGGAACTGGCGGTCCTGCGGCTTGTTGTCGATGTAGCCCGCGTCGTGCTGGTTCCAGCCGACCAGGCGGAATGCGGCCGAGTCGCTGAGCGGTACGTTGACGAAGCCTTCCTCGATGTGGCCGATGCCGCCGCCACTGACGCTGTTGAGCTCGAGGTCGTAGCCGGCGGCGAAGGCGCCGGAGTCGGGCTTGTTGGTGATGATGCGCAGCGCACCGGCCTGGGCGCTGGCGCCGTACAGCGTGCCCTGCGGGCCGGACAGCGCCTCGACGCGGGCGACGTCGTAGATGTGCAGGTCGAGCGGGCCCTGGATGGTGGTGATCGGCTGCTCGTCGAGGTACACGCCCACGCTCGGCAGCGAGCCGGAGTGGTTGCCGTCGCCGCCGCTGGCGACGCCGCGCATGTAGATCTGCGAGAAGCCGGGACCGAAGGTCTGGTAGGAGACGCTCGGCAGGAACTTAACGTAGTCCTCGAAATCGGTGACGTTGAGTTCGTCGAGCTTCTGCTCGCCCAGCACTTCGATGCTGATCGGCACCTTCTGCAGGTTCTCCGAACGCTTCTGCGAGGTCACCGTGACCGTATCGAGGACGAGCGCCTCGCGCTGGCCTGCGGTGGTCTGCGTGGGCTGGGCCGGTTGCGCCGGCTGCGTGGCGGCATCCTGGGCGAACGCCGGTGAGGCGAACGCCAGGCAGATGGCTGCCGTCAGCGGAAAGCGCTTGAGTCGCGCGGGCGCGACGTGTGTACGTGATCTACTGCCGGACTTCTGCATCGTTCTTCTCTCCCCAGACGGACGAAATAGCGCGGAAACCGAACTGCTTGCTTTCAATTTTCCCCAGGTGGCTCGGGGTAGGCGTCGAGCACCGGGCCCAGTGCCGCCTTGAGCGGTTCGAGCCAGGGTTCGTAATGGCGCCACTGATCGAGGCCTTCGCGGAAGATCGGCTTGCGCACCTGTTCGGAGCTGGCGGTGCGCACCGGCCGTTCGTTCTCGAAGAAGCGCAGGCACTGCGCCTCGAAGGGCAGGCCGCAGGCGTCGAGCAGGCGGCGGACTTCGGCCTCGGTGTCGTCGACCATGCGCTCATAGATCACGCGATGGACGCGGCCGGGCAGGACACGGTCGAAATGCGACATGAGCGCGACATAGTCGCGGTAGAAGCGGCCGATGTCGTCGAGGCTGTAGCTGAAGCCCTGGCCGCGGGCGAAGTGCTGCTTGAAGTTGGAGAAGCAGCACGCCAGCGGATGCCGGCGCGCGTCGATGATGCGTGCGTTGGGCAGCATCAGGTGGATCAGGCCGACGTGCATGAAGTTGTTGGGCATCTTGTCGATGAACAACGGCGCGTCGGTGTGGCGGTGGATACGCGTGCGGTCGAGGTAGCGGCGGCCGATCGCGCGCAGCTCGTCGCCGTCGAGCGTGGCCAGCACGTCGTGGTAACGACCAGGGCCGGCGGCATCGGCAGCGGCGCGCGAGCGCAGTTCGCGGCTGATGGTGGTGACTTCCGACAGCTCCATCGTGCCTTCGACCAGGCTGTGGCTGGACAGGATCTGCTCAAGCAGCGTCGATCCCGACCTCGGCAGGCCGACGATGAATATCGGATCACGGGCCTGCTCGCCGCTGCCCGCCCGGCGCGCGAAGAACTCGCGCGTGTACAGCTGGCGGACGTGTTCGACCTTGGCCGTGGTGGCGCCGGCGTTGTAGTCGATCTGATCGTGGCGGAGGGCATTGGCGCGCGCGTAGTGCCCGAATGAACCCTCGTAGTCGGCGCTGTCCTCGAGCGCCTTGCCCAGTGCGAAGTCCAGGTGCAGGCGGTTGTCGTCGGACAGCCGCGGCTGCGCCAGCTGCGCGCGCATGGTCTCGATGTCCTGGGCGGTGAAACGCAGGGTCTTCAGGTTGGCCAGGCTCCACCAGGCTTCGCCCAGCGACGGTTCCAGCGCGATGCAGCGGCGGTAGGCGGCGATCGACTCGTCCTGGCGGCCGGCGGTCTTGAGCGCGTGGCCGTAGCTCATCCACGCGCGTGTCTGGCGCGGGTACGCACGAAGGATGCCCTCGTAGAGGTCGATCGCCGTGGTGTAGTCGCCGATGCGGCACAGCACGGCCGCCTTGAGGTTGCGATAGCCGGGGTTGTCCGGCGCGGCGGCGAGCAGCGTGTCGATCTGCACCAGCGCCTGCTCGGACTTGTTGCCGCGG from Lysobacter arenosi encodes:
- a CDS encoding tetratricopeptide repeat-containing sulfotransferase family protein, producing the protein MSAAPEPTATLEIALAHAVRLLDEQPALAAAQAAEILQHLPGHPTALLVLGASRTACGDHVGALAVLEPLAQAQPGSARTQLELGIALGRNGRGDEALQALQRAVALKPDLPTAWLALGEHLHATGDSVAAQAAYNQHVRFSSRDPALLRAGAALAENRIPEAEALLRAHLARSPNDVAALRMSAELAARLDRGSDAEALLARCLELAPDFHAARQHYALVLHRGNKSEQALVQIDTLLAAAPDNPGYRNLKAAVLCRIGDYTTAIDLYEGILRAYPRQTRAWMSYGHALKTAGRQDESIAAYRRCIALEPSLGEAWWSLANLKTLRFTAQDIETMRAQLAQPRLSDDNRLHLDFALGKALEDSADYEGSFGHYARANALRHDQIDYNAGATTAKVEHVRQLYTREFFARRAGSGEQARDPIFIVGLPRSGSTLLEQILSSHSLVEGTMELSEVTTISRELRSRAAADAAGPGRYHDVLATLDGDELRAIGRRYLDRTRIHRHTDAPLFIDKMPNNFMHVGLIHLMLPNARIIDARRHPLACCFSNFKQHFARGQGFSYSLDDIGRFYRDYVALMSHFDRVLPGRVHRVIYERMVDDTEAEVRRLLDACGLPFEAQCLRFFENERPVRTASSEQVRKPIFREGLDQWRHYEPWLEPLKAALGPVLDAYPEPPGEN
- a CDS encoding GFA family protein, giving the protein MKYEGSCHCGRVAFEVEGTIDSGLSCNCSMCGRKGSLLWFVPRDQMRLTTPEDAASTYLFNKHVIKHRFCPVCGIHPYGEGTDPKGNAVAAINLRCLEGIDLAAIPIHEYDGKSK
- a CDS encoding DUF2269 family protein, encoding MTTYLLVKWIHILSSVVLVGTGFGTAFYLFFGNRSGNVQAQAVVARLVVRADWWFTTPAVLIQPASGFLMAHLAGWPLATPWLSLSIALYLITGALWLPVVWLQVRMAAIATAAADGGNELPARYWRYAKWWEALGYPAFAAMLAVFYLMVAKPATWSQLLP
- a CDS encoding saccharopine dehydrogenase family protein, with protein sequence MRTLVLGGYGNFGARICRALAGDPTIDLLAGGRNRDQAQRLVDTLDGTASAAAVDFTAPDFAQTLRQLDVGLVVHAAGPFQRQSYAVAHAAAEAGAHYIDLADGRRFVCDFPAALHQRFQTIGRVGITGASTVPALSSAVVEHLCAGWAAIDSIDICIAPAQTAPRGKATLAAVLSYCGEPIRIWRGGKWVEAPGWAKPERVDFLRMRPRIGALCDIPDLELFPSHYAVRDGVMFRAALEVGFTQRAFAVLASLRGRGLLKRPERWAGLLNRTAVVFDFLGTSLGGMVVRVEGLDGRGRPARRAWHIAADYDHGPEIPCMPAILLARKLAAGSAMPAGAFTATGLLKLAEFQGEFARWKMVSDIVDEAVSSPSEPMPDATAA
- a CDS encoding nuclear transport factor 2 family protein, which gives rise to MKKPIPLIAALMTFAAVGASFASGPVSTKAAADPLFDSISALDTEVFTAFNTCSEPGQLQKHASYFAPDVEFYHDTGGVTWSRQEMLASTEKYVCGHFRRELVPGTLKVYPIKDFGAIEEGSHRFCQFDSGKCEGLADFLIVWNSNNGKWQITRVLSYGHRENK
- a CDS encoding TonB-dependent receptor; translated protein: MQKSGSRSRTHVAPARLKRFPLTAAICLAFASPAFAQDAATQPAQPAQPTQTTAGQREALVLDTVTVTSQKRSENLQKVPISIEVLGEQKLDELNVTDFEDYVKFLPSVSYQTFGPGFSQIYMRGVASGGDGNHSGSLPSVGVYLDEQPITTIQGPLDLHIYDVARVEALSGPQGTLYGASAQAGALRIITNKPDSGAFAAGYDLELNSVSGGGIGHIEEGFVNVPLSDSAAFRLVGWNQHDAGYIDNKPQDRQFPIRVDDGGTPGDTSDDVRGSWGGVLTNRNCTSNDLLVCTGRAEDDYNDVDTTGARMALRWDINENWAITPMIMGQKAVANGAFFTDREVGDLAISHFYKERSDDRWWQAAMTVEGKIGNFDLTYAYGHLKRDVDVDSDYNDYGFWYDTLASYSAYDDNDNFINPSQYIQGKDRYKKDSHELRLSSPSEDRFRLTAGLFYQDQKHDIEQRYKIDGFGSQYSITGWPDTIWLTKQDREDKDEAIFGEFSYDFIPEVLIGTIGGRHFRSENSLKGFFGFSDGWSSGSSYGESICIEQFGPDPANWPSFNGAPCQIFDKTVKESGNLGKANLTWQITPTKMIYGTWSEGYRPGGINRRGTLPPYLSDYLTNYEMGWKTSWADNRVTFNGSVFHQEWEDFQFSILGANGLTEIKNANQASIDGLEMDVNWAATYNLQIGAGVAFYDAQLTENYCGFTDDAGNPVTDCADPEAPDGTRLPVTPEFKGNIIARYNFTLGSMDAFVQGDVVHVGQRTSDLRILERGILGELDAYTVADFSVGVARNNWSLSMYINNIFDERADIYRFASCAETVCGASGVVPEYPNGQIYTVTNQPRTIGIRFGQKF